One Chitinophaga varians DNA window includes the following coding sequences:
- a CDS encoding LysR substrate-binding domain-containing protein, with protein sequence MELRQLAYFVKAAETAHFTEAAAAMYITQSTLSQQIKALETELGMPLFDRVGKHVQLTEAGSVFLLHARQILLDVEKGKQAIEGLQNLLTGELRIGATYAFTSLLLPALTSFPEKYPGLRIFVHYGNTEELERKLRSSELDFVLAFHQLTPGKEFESQELFISKVVMAVSKKHPMAQLKEINLKSLDGMEMILASKGFSSRDFLSEVLEKHKVYPAVRIELNDVHALLSMLEGGHWVTLLNERALNGWKNLVAVPIAGKALLRKAYVLWQKGTYRKKAADLFVKELLKSIEKQKQ encoded by the coding sequence ACCCTGTCGCAGCAGATCAAGGCCCTGGAAACAGAACTGGGCATGCCGCTGTTTGACCGTGTGGGCAAACACGTGCAGCTCACGGAAGCAGGCAGTGTGTTCCTGCTGCATGCCCGGCAAATACTCCTCGATGTGGAGAAAGGCAAACAGGCGATAGAAGGGCTGCAAAATCTGCTCACCGGCGAGCTGCGTATCGGCGCCACCTATGCTTTTACTTCACTGCTGCTGCCGGCATTGACGTCCTTTCCGGAGAAATATCCTGGCCTGCGCATCTTTGTGCATTATGGCAACACGGAAGAACTGGAAAGGAAGCTGCGGTCGTCTGAACTGGATTTTGTCCTGGCGTTTCATCAGCTGACGCCGGGCAAAGAGTTTGAAAGCCAGGAGCTGTTTATCTCCAAAGTAGTGATGGCAGTCTCTAAAAAGCATCCTATGGCGCAACTGAAGGAGATCAACCTGAAAAGCCTGGACGGGATGGAGATGATCCTGGCCTCTAAAGGCTTTAGTTCCCGCGATTTCCTCAGTGAGGTGCTGGAGAAACACAAAGTGTACCCGGCTGTGAGAATTGAGCTCAATGATGTGCATGCATTGTTGTCCATGCTGGAAGGCGGGCATTGGGTAACGTTGCTGAATGAACGGGCGCTCAACGGCTGGAAAAACCTGGTGGCGGTGCCTATCGCTGGCAAAGCCTTGCTGCGCAAGGCTTATGTGCTCTGGCAGAAAGGGACTTACCGCAAAAAGGCGGCAGACCTCTTCGTGAAGGAGCTGTTAAAAAGCATAGAAAAACAAAAGCAGTAG
- a CDS encoding helix-turn-helix domain-containing protein: MKSTTKILYIERDDTTFTPHQDIPAAFQGQLIPYARFYYHEDKDGSILDQNIRAGEFSIWVHSIQMRPGVQLRHYSQYQVITLHAYDDVESMRGTINNRQQLEKEVSLFNVMAAEEPPLPGSSQPLSFHINIEPYALKELAREFPLLSALAAIPVSNVTEPLHKAPFLLNPVSRLIRDRILRAKYIGNSAYSFFRRNAADFYGNYTRRLIAPAPIMMNEAKRQQLYEIFRYILDHLDEPLTYKMLQQKFGVEEALLRRPFEQEFHLTIPELVLQEKMAVAFEMLSTRNTPVTTIMDRLGFTSLNTFLTTFDKYFKYGALQVMDAQ; the protein is encoded by the coding sequence ATGAAATCAACTACCAAAATCCTGTACATCGAAAGGGATGACACGACGTTTACGCCGCACCAGGACATTCCCGCTGCATTCCAGGGGCAACTCATCCCCTATGCGCGGTTTTATTACCATGAAGACAAAGACGGCTCTATCCTTGATCAGAACATCAGGGCCGGTGAATTCTCTATCTGGGTGCACAGCATTCAGATGCGGCCGGGCGTGCAGCTCCGCCACTACTCGCAGTACCAGGTGATCACCCTTCACGCGTACGACGACGTAGAGAGTATGCGGGGCACTATCAACAACCGCCAACAGCTGGAAAAAGAAGTCAGCCTCTTCAACGTTATGGCGGCTGAAGAACCGCCACTGCCTGGCTCTTCACAACCACTCAGCTTTCATATCAATATAGAACCTTACGCCCTGAAAGAGCTGGCACGGGAATTTCCCCTGCTGAGCGCACTGGCTGCCATTCCGGTTTCCAATGTGACAGAACCGCTGCATAAGGCGCCATTCCTCCTAAACCCTGTGAGCCGCCTGATACGTGACCGTATCCTGCGGGCCAAATACATCGGCAACAGCGCCTATAGTTTCTTTCGCCGCAATGCTGCCGACTTCTACGGCAACTACACCCGGCGGCTGATAGCACCGGCGCCCATTATGATGAACGAAGCCAAAAGGCAGCAGTTGTACGAGATTTTCCGCTACATCCTGGACCATCTTGATGAACCACTGACCTACAAAATGCTGCAACAGAAATTTGGCGTGGAAGAAGCGCTGCTACGCCGCCCGTTTGAGCAGGAGTTCCACCTGACCATACCGGAGCTGGTATTACAGGAAAAAATGGCCGTAGCTTTTGAAATGCTGAGCACCCGCAACACACCGGTGACCACCATTATGGACCGGCTGGGATTTACCAGTCTCAATACTTTCCTGACCACTTTTGATAAATATTTTAAGTACGGGGCACTACAGGTGATGGACGCACAGTAA
- a CDS encoding FecR family protein: MTEKKAGIISAADEALLDTYLEEVPEAREMWNTIESGKQLQEHAPWRNTYSITDGPVRPPLFRWGIAVSIFLAVFAAYWYAYSRYGVTVAANTESLPASPVATLALADGTVHQLPATPAVLTIDQQPLAVQAGMLSLQSAVNLPSGINTLTVPEASHYKVTLADGTEIWLNAGTELKFPFSFTRAVRETFLKGEAYFRIAANPNQPFVLQLPNSTVQVLGTSFHVNTKDPRHIRISLTEGSLRMIAGRRQIVLQPGQQAIYNDSARTFDVQRFTEQEADAWRKKQFYFSSVTLAGLKTIASRHYGPHGVIDTSPAIHKIFIASPGGEPFPAGILLPAPAHPAEDSMKLLQ, translated from the coding sequence ATGACCGAAAAGAAAGCCGGTATTATTTCGGCTGCCGATGAGGCATTACTGGACACTTATCTGGAAGAAGTACCGGAAGCCCGTGAAATGTGGAACACGATTGAAAGCGGCAAGCAATTGCAGGAACACGCGCCCTGGCGCAATACCTATAGCATTACCGATGGGCCGGTGCGTCCGCCACTGTTCAGGTGGGGCATCGCTGTCAGCATATTCCTTGCAGTATTTGCGGCTTACTGGTATGCTTATAGTCGATATGGCGTCACCGTAGCCGCCAATACGGAATCATTGCCAGCGTCGCCGGTGGCCACACTGGCCCTGGCCGACGGGACTGTTCACCAGTTGCCCGCCACACCGGCCGTCCTCACCATTGATCAGCAGCCACTGGCCGTACAGGCAGGCATGCTCTCCCTGCAGTCTGCCGTTAACCTGCCATCCGGCATCAATACCCTGACCGTTCCGGAGGCAAGCCACTATAAAGTAACGCTGGCAGACGGCACGGAAATCTGGCTCAATGCCGGCACAGAACTGAAGTTTCCCTTCAGCTTCACCAGGGCCGTACGGGAAACATTCCTGAAGGGCGAAGCCTACTTCCGGATAGCGGCCAATCCCAACCAGCCATTTGTACTGCAACTTCCCAACAGCACAGTGCAGGTACTGGGCACCAGTTTTCACGTCAATACCAAAGATCCCCGTCATATTCGTATATCCCTTACCGAAGGCTCCCTCCGTATGATCGCCGGCAGACGGCAGATAGTGCTGCAGCCGGGCCAACAGGCCATTTACAATGACAGCGCCCGCACATTTGACGTACAGCGCTTTACAGAACAGGAGGCCGATGCCTGGCGCAAAAAGCAGTTCTATTTTTCCAGCGTAACCCTTGCCGGACTGAAGACAATTGCCTCCCGCCATTATGGTCCCCATGGTGTGATAGACACCTCCCCGGCCATTCACAAGATATTCATCGCAAGCCCCGGCGGAGAACCATTTCCGGCCGGCATACTGCTGCCCGCCCCGGCGCACCCGGCGGAAGACAGTATGAAGCTGCTGCAATAG
- a CDS encoding RNA polymerase sigma factor, whose translation MNVHHDDIELLAALQTGSVEAFDHFYHLYREWLLITAMTILQDQEEAQELVQEFFIDFWQQALYKRIDLNTIPTLKNFLFVSIKNRCLNRISKDETRKKRLSWLQYPPYITPDSRLEKNELRAQLEGAINLLPQKQSQVFRLAYQEHKTRKEIAAVMDISEETVKKHVASALKTLRQLLEKIRF comes from the coding sequence ATGAATGTCCATCATGACGATATTGAATTACTGGCGGCCCTACAGACCGGTAGCGTAGAAGCTTTTGACCATTTCTACCATCTTTACCGTGAGTGGTTATTGATTACCGCCATGACCATACTCCAGGACCAGGAAGAGGCCCAGGAGCTGGTGCAGGAATTCTTTATCGATTTCTGGCAGCAGGCCTTATATAAGCGAATAGACCTCAACACGATACCCACGCTGAAGAATTTTCTTTTTGTGAGCATCAAAAACCGTTGCCTGAACAGGATTTCAAAAGACGAAACCCGAAAGAAGCGGCTCTCCTGGCTGCAGTATCCTCCCTACATAACTCCCGACAGCCGGTTGGAAAAGAATGAGCTGCGTGCGCAGCTGGAAGGCGCCATCAACCTGTTGCCCCAGAAACAGTCGCAGGTATTCCGGCTGGCCTACCAGGAACATAAAACCCGCAAGGAAATTGCCGCTGTGATGGACATCAGCGAAGAAACCGTCAAAAAACACGTGGCCTCCGCCCTGAAGACGCTTCGGCAACTGCTTGAAAAAATCCGCTTCTGA
- a CDS encoding DEAD/DEAH box helicase, which yields MTFGDLNLNTPLRNALDELGFVKPTTIQQRAFSVIMSGQDVCGIAQTGTGKTFAYLLPTLRQFKFTKEKHPQVLIMVPTRELVVQVVESIKKLTTYMSVEVMGVYGGVNMNPQMAAVQDKVDILVATPGRLYDIILSGALKVKSIKKLIIDEVDEMLNLGFRMQLTNIMDLLPQRRQNLMFSATITEEVEAMIQTHFNNPVMIEAAPTGTPLENIDQVLYRVPNFNTKVNLLELLITRDETMVKTLIFAGTKKLADDLYEQLQAKFPDKVGVIHSNKEQNHRFNTVNQFQAGAYRFLIATDIIARGLDIAEVSHVINFDTPEVPENYIHRIGRTGRADKKGIAILLTKDQETEELAAIEGLMNYSIPERPLPEDLVISDVLTEDEKPKVFMRNTLVKAPKREDAGPAFHQKLAKNMKTNRKISHKDKMMLKYGKPKKRKPKK from the coding sequence ATGACATTTGGGGATTTAAATCTGAACACACCTTTACGCAATGCACTCGACGAGCTGGGCTTTGTAAAGCCTACTACCATACAGCAACGGGCCTTTTCCGTGATCATGTCCGGACAGGATGTTTGCGGTATTGCCCAGACCGGTACGGGTAAAACCTTTGCTTACCTGCTGCCTACGCTGCGGCAGTTTAAGTTTACCAAAGAGAAACATCCGCAGGTGCTCATTATGGTGCCTACCCGTGAGCTGGTGGTACAGGTAGTGGAATCCATAAAAAAACTGACCACTTATATGAGTGTGGAGGTAATGGGCGTATATGGCGGGGTGAACATGAATCCGCAGATGGCAGCGGTGCAGGACAAAGTCGATATACTGGTGGCCACACCCGGACGCCTATACGATATTATTCTCAGTGGCGCGCTCAAAGTGAAGTCCATCAAAAAACTGATCATCGATGAAGTAGATGAAATGCTGAACCTGGGTTTCCGGATGCAGCTGACCAACATTATGGACCTGCTGCCGCAACGCCGGCAAAACCTGATGTTCTCCGCCACTATCACAGAAGAGGTGGAAGCGATGATACAAACGCATTTCAACAATCCTGTTATGATAGAAGCGGCACCTACAGGCACGCCGCTGGAAAACATTGACCAGGTGCTGTACCGGGTGCCAAATTTCAATACCAAGGTCAATCTGCTGGAGTTGCTCATCACCCGGGACGAGACCATGGTCAAAACCCTCATTTTTGCGGGCACGAAAAAACTGGCAGACGACCTGTATGAGCAGTTACAGGCCAAGTTCCCGGACAAAGTGGGCGTTATTCATTCCAATAAAGAACAAAACCATCGTTTTAATACCGTAAACCAGTTCCAGGCAGGCGCTTACCGTTTCCTGATTGCGACAGATATCATTGCCCGAGGACTGGACATTGCAGAGGTAAGCCATGTGATCAACTTTGACACGCCGGAGGTACCGGAAAATTATATTCATCGTATCGGGAGGACCGGCCGTGCAGATAAAAAGGGGATTGCCATTCTGCTGACCAAAGACCAGGAGACAGAAGAACTGGCTGCCATTGAGGGGTTGATGAACTATAGCATCCCCGAAAGGCCCTTACCCGAAGACCTGGTGATTTCTGATGTACTGACCGAAGATGAGAAACCCAAAGTATTTATGCGCAATACGCTGGTGAAGGCGCCCAAGCGCGAAGATGCCGGCCCCGCTTTCCACCAGAAGCTGGCTAAAAATATGAAGACGAACCGTAAGATCAGCCATAAGGATAAAATGATGCTGAAATATGGTAAGCCTAAAAAACGCAAGCCTAAAAAGTAA
- a CDS encoding NADP-dependent oxidoreductase, which translates to MKDIHVQAIRVHAYGGSDQLRLEEVPVPAPGPGEVLINIVASGVNPIDWKIREGMMQKPLPYIPGVEASGVVVALGEGVTDKKVGQAVYGAVDGSYAACAVVPSEQLFPKPMHLSFEEAAACGGAKTAWGALFDVGKLTKGQRVLIHAGAGGVGHFAVQLAYHAGAYVIATSSAENAEFVKSLGASEVIDYTAAPFETQVAAVDVVLDTVGGDTLDRSYQLVKPGGMLLCLVQQPSQEKAAAAGIRAVWAGTKTLHAMQEVAKLLDKDLIRPYVRKVFVPLSSAAAAQDYSQLGGPGRGKIVLKIEE; encoded by the coding sequence ATGAAGGATATACATGTTCAGGCAATACGCGTGCACGCCTACGGCGGATCAGATCAATTGCGCCTGGAAGAGGTGCCGGTACCGGCGCCGGGACCAGGGGAGGTGTTAATCAACATAGTGGCCAGCGGGGTTAATCCCATCGACTGGAAAATCAGGGAGGGCATGATGCAAAAACCATTGCCCTATATCCCGGGAGTGGAAGCTTCGGGTGTGGTAGTGGCCCTCGGCGAAGGGGTGACCGACAAGAAAGTGGGCCAGGCCGTATACGGCGCGGTAGACGGTTCCTACGCCGCCTGCGCGGTAGTGCCTTCGGAACAGTTGTTCCCCAAGCCCATGCATTTGTCCTTCGAGGAAGCTGCTGCCTGCGGTGGCGCTAAAACCGCCTGGGGCGCACTTTTCGATGTGGGCAAACTTACCAAAGGCCAACGGGTGCTTATTCATGCCGGCGCTGGAGGGGTAGGGCATTTCGCCGTGCAATTGGCATATCATGCCGGCGCGTACGTGATCGCCACCAGTTCAGCCGAAAATGCTGAATTCGTGAAATCCCTCGGTGCTTCTGAAGTGATTGACTACACGGCGGCGCCTTTTGAAACACAGGTCGCTGCCGTTGATGTGGTACTGGACACTGTCGGCGGTGACACACTTGACCGCTCCTATCAGCTGGTCAAACCCGGTGGTATGCTCTTATGCCTTGTGCAACAACCGTCGCAGGAAAAGGCCGCAGCAGCCGGTATCCGCGCGGTATGGGCAGGAACTAAAACACTGCATGCCATGCAGGAAGTGGCTAAATTGCTGGACAAAGACCTCATCAGGCCTTACGTCCGGAAAGTGTTTGTACCGTTGTCCAGCGCCGCTGCAGCACAGGACTATAGCCAGTTAGGCGGGCCGGGAAGAGGAAAGATCGTGTTGAAGATAGAGGAATAA
- a CDS encoding winged helix-turn-helix transcriptional regulator, which yields MGADITAEHPLALTAKEKCMETGDHKDCLGVIMPVRDALDVINGKWKLPIIIAISRGHKRFRDIERNIPKITSKVLSKELKDLEAHKLVKRSVFDSQPVSVEYTLTPYADTLNPVIDALYTWGTAHRKTIFGSAADAQEVNGAQ from the coding sequence ATGGGAGCAGATATAACAGCAGAACATCCCCTCGCCCTAACAGCGAAAGAAAAATGTATGGAAACGGGAGACCACAAAGATTGCCTGGGCGTGATCATGCCGGTACGGGACGCGCTGGACGTGATCAACGGCAAGTGGAAATTACCGATCATTATTGCCATTTCCCGGGGACATAAACGCTTCCGGGACATCGAAAGGAACATACCGAAAATCACCTCCAAAGTATTGTCCAAAGAGCTGAAAGACCTGGAAGCACATAAGCTGGTCAAACGCAGCGTATTTGACAGTCAGCCCGTGAGCGTGGAATATACCTTAACGCCTTATGCCGACACGCTCAATCCGGTGATTGACGCTTTATATACATGGGGCACAGCACACCGGAAAACGATATTCGGGTCGGCGGCGGATGCGCAGGAGGTGAATGGGGCGCAGTGA
- a CDS encoding DsbA family oxidoreductase has protein sequence MKVEIWSDIMCPFCYIGKRKFEAALDKFPEKDKIEVEWKSFQLNPDLKSTPGTNVYDYLAEHKGISRDQSVRMHQQVTQSASEVGLTYNFDKAVVANSFDAHRLIQMAKAQKLGDAAEEKLFIAYFTEGKNIADHEVLTDIGASIGLDRKAVVDMLASGEFAGEVNLDVREAEQLGARGVPFFVLDRKYGVSGAQPSEAFTQALTQAFGEWRKTQPLTTLETTEGPSCALDGTCD, from the coding sequence ATGAAAGTAGAAATATGGTCAGACATCATGTGCCCCTTTTGTTATATTGGCAAACGCAAATTTGAGGCGGCTTTGGACAAGTTCCCTGAAAAAGACAAGATAGAAGTAGAGTGGAAGAGCTTTCAGCTCAACCCCGACCTGAAATCCACGCCGGGAACAAATGTCTATGATTACCTGGCGGAACATAAAGGCATCTCCCGGGACCAATCCGTAAGAATGCACCAGCAGGTAACCCAGTCGGCCAGTGAAGTGGGACTGACCTATAACTTCGACAAGGCGGTGGTGGCCAACTCCTTCGATGCTCACCGGTTGATACAAATGGCAAAGGCTCAGAAACTGGGTGATGCGGCAGAAGAAAAACTCTTTATCGCTTATTTCACGGAAGGAAAAAATATCGCGGACCATGAAGTGCTGACAGACATCGGTGCGTCAATAGGCCTGGACCGCAAAGCGGTGGTGGATATGCTGGCGTCCGGCGAGTTTGCCGGCGAGGTAAACCTGGATGTGCGGGAAGCGGAACAGCTCGGCGCCCGTGGCGTGCCTTTCTTTGTACTGGACCGCAAATACGGCGTATCTGGCGCACAGCCGTCAGAAGCCTTTACACAAGCGCTTACGCAGGCGTTTGGCGAATGGCGCAAAACACAGCCACTCACAACGCTGGAAACAACGGAAGGGCCTTCCTGCGCACTGGACGGGACTTGTGATTAA
- a CDS encoding ion channel, which yields MSLLKRINPFSKQNDETGFGTNPNGYGGRFINRDGTFNIRREGRPFWDRFSVYHTLLNLPAWKFTCVILLFYFSINLLYTGIYWMLGVDQFQGIIGQTPWMRLKEIFFFSTETFTTVGYGRVNPIGDGANMVAAIEAMSGFLSFAVATGLMYGRFSRPRAHLVFSDNALIGPYKDMTGLMFRFASYKDNHTLTNVDVTVTIGLQVMENGTPVYKFYSLPLERGKIESLSMNWTVVHPIDENSPLLGFTAEDMRNADVEIYVLVKGFNDVYANTVLQRTSYTYEEIQFNRKFIPMYRESENGRTTILELHMLNKSRETN from the coding sequence ATGTCGCTCCTTAAAAGGATCAACCCTTTCTCCAAACAAAATGACGAGACCGGCTTCGGTACCAATCCCAATGGTTACGGAGGCCGGTTCATTAACCGCGACGGCACCTTTAATATCCGCCGCGAAGGCCGCCCGTTCTGGGACCGGTTTAGCGTCTATCACACACTGCTCAACCTTCCGGCCTGGAAATTCACCTGCGTGATCCTCCTGTTTTATTTCTCGATCAATCTGTTGTACACCGGTATCTATTGGATGCTGGGGGTAGACCAGTTCCAGGGCATCATCGGGCAAACTCCCTGGATGCGATTAAAAGAGATTTTTTTCTTCAGCACGGAAACCTTTACCACAGTAGGTTATGGCAGGGTAAATCCCATTGGCGACGGTGCCAATATGGTGGCGGCCATCGAAGCCATGTCGGGCTTTCTCTCCTTTGCGGTGGCCACCGGTCTCATGTATGGCCGTTTCTCGAGGCCAAGGGCGCACCTCGTATTCAGTGACAATGCGCTGATCGGCCCCTATAAAGACATGACCGGCCTGATGTTCCGCTTCGCCTCCTATAAAGACAACCATACGCTCACCAATGTGGACGTAACAGTAACGATCGGTCTGCAGGTAATGGAGAACGGTACACCGGTATACAAATTCTACTCCCTGCCGCTGGAAAGAGGAAAAATAGAGAGCCTTTCCATGAACTGGACCGTCGTACATCCCATCGATGAAAACAGCCCGTTGCTGGGCTTTACCGCAGAAGACATGCGTAACGCTGACGTGGAGATTTATGTGCTGGTAAAAGGCTTTAACGATGTATACGCCAACACGGTATTGCAACGTACTTCCTACACCTATGAGGAGATACAGTTCAACCGCAAGTTTATTCCCATGTACCGGGAAAGTGAAAACGGCAGGACCACCATTCTGGAATTACACATGCTTAATAAATCCAGGGAAACAAACTGA
- a CDS encoding sodium:solute symporter — protein MSPGLLFSFVVAYFVILLIVAWYTGRGSNNDSFFIGNRNSNWMLVAFGMIGTSLSGVTFVSVPGAVGKDAFTYFQITLGYFIGYITIAYVLIPLYYRLQLTSIYNYLNTRFGVMSYKTGASFFILSRTLGATARLYLVVRILQDAILSSFGVPFWLTTLIILFMILVYTYEGGVKTIVYTDTLQTTCMLAGLIICVFYILHAMHMDMGQSISAMQEKGLTRIFEFDPNSKLFFVKQILAGAFITITMTGLDQEMMQKNISVKTLRDSQKNMVSLAFIMLVVIGLFLFLGGLLNLYGSQVQVSASGDALFPELALRHMPPVISVIFIIALISALFPSADGAMTALTSSICIDILDIQRRSDWDEARKKKVRQRIHLMMAFIFLLFVMVFEWVNNPSMIGVILKVATYTYGPLLGLFAFGILSKRTVNDRLVPIVCVVAPLLCYVVDTNQSVLFKQFQIGLELLIINGAFTYIGLLMISRRKI, from the coding sequence ATGTCACCAGGATTATTATTTTCGTTCGTCGTTGCTTACTTTGTTATTTTACTGATTGTCGCCTGGTACACCGGCCGTGGGTCTAACAATGACTCCTTTTTTATCGGAAACCGCAACAGTAACTGGATGCTGGTAGCGTTCGGGATGATTGGCACCTCTTTGAGCGGTGTTACGTTTGTCAGTGTTCCGGGGGCGGTTGGCAAAGACGCCTTTACCTATTTCCAGATCACGCTGGGTTACTTTATCGGGTACATCACCATTGCCTATGTGTTGATACCGCTTTATTACCGGCTGCAACTGACTTCCATTTACAACTACCTGAACACGCGCTTTGGGGTGATGTCGTACAAAACAGGGGCATCTTTCTTTATCCTGTCACGTACGTTGGGGGCAACCGCCCGGCTGTACCTGGTGGTGCGTATCCTGCAAGACGCCATCCTGTCCAGCTTTGGGGTCCCCTTCTGGCTTACTACCCTCATCATTCTCTTTATGATCCTGGTATATACCTATGAAGGCGGCGTGAAGACGATCGTGTATACCGACACCCTGCAGACCACCTGTATGCTGGCAGGCCTGATCATCTGCGTATTTTACATCCTGCATGCCATGCACATGGACATGGGCCAGAGTATCAGCGCCATGCAGGAAAAAGGGCTTACCCGTATTTTCGAATTTGATCCCAACAGCAAGCTGTTTTTTGTCAAACAGATATTGGCCGGAGCGTTTATCACCATAACCATGACCGGCCTTGACCAGGAGATGATGCAGAAAAACATTTCTGTTAAAACCCTGCGCGACTCCCAGAAAAACATGGTGTCCCTGGCATTTATCATGTTAGTGGTGATTGGCCTGTTCCTGTTCCTGGGGGGGCTGTTGAACCTCTACGGCTCACAAGTACAGGTATCTGCCAGCGGCGATGCGTTGTTCCCTGAACTGGCCCTGCGCCACATGCCTCCGGTGATCTCCGTGATCTTCATCATTGCGCTGATCTCTGCGCTGTTCCCCAGCGCTGACGGCGCCATGACGGCCCTCACCTCATCTATCTGCATAGACATCCTGGACATACAACGTCGCAGCGACTGGGACGAAGCCAGAAAAAAGAAGGTACGTCAGCGTATCCACCTGATGATGGCATTTATCTTCCTGCTGTTTGTCATGGTATTTGAATGGGTGAACAACCCCAGTATGATCGGCGTGATCCTGAAAGTGGCCACTTATACCTACGGGCCGCTGCTTGGCCTCTTCGCCTTTGGCATCCTGAGCAAACGGACCGTCAACGACCGCCTGGTGCCGATCGTTTGTGTGGTGGCGCCACTGCTCTGCTACGTGGTGGACACCAATCAATCCGTGCTGTTCAAACAGTTCCAGATTGGACTGGAACTGCTGATCATTAACGGCGCCTTTACGTATATCGGCCTGCTGATGATTTCCCGGAGAAAAATTTAG
- a CDS encoding bifunctional helix-turn-helix transcriptional regulator/GNAT family N-acetyltransferase: MSPNDTLIADVRHFNRFYTGVVGLLDQHILETKYSLSEVRVLYEIGEQEKCTSGQLIAVMKIDGGYLSRILKKFETAGLITRQQSPADGRTFFLQLTAKGRKMMTGLNERSSEQIRQILEPLEMSQRQQVTGAMKTIETVLSGNSAAAPTSDIRIRYDLQPGDIGYLIYLHGELYAKECGYNFEFESYVCKTFQDFLTTYNTNKDRVFLAVADNRIVGAVAILGSSRYLAQLRWFIVHPDYRGRGLGKRLFAEAIAFCREKNYQNVYLMTTSLQNTAIDIYKKAGFRKTGEKFLQLWGQQQYEQRYDMDLTQ; this comes from the coding sequence ATGTCACCCAATGATACACTGATAGCGGATGTTCGCCATTTTAACCGCTTTTATACAGGCGTAGTGGGCCTGTTGGACCAGCACATCCTGGAAACCAAATATTCGCTTTCGGAAGTGCGGGTGTTATATGAGATCGGGGAGCAGGAAAAATGCACCTCCGGTCAATTGATCGCTGTGATGAAGATAGACGGGGGATACCTCAGTCGTATCCTGAAGAAATTTGAAACCGCCGGATTGATCACCCGGCAGCAGTCGCCCGCCGACGGCCGTACCTTCTTCCTGCAACTCACCGCTAAAGGAAGGAAAATGATGACCGGCCTCAATGAAAGATCATCGGAACAGATCCGTCAGATACTGGAACCACTGGAAATGTCCCAACGGCAACAGGTCACCGGCGCCATGAAAACCATCGAAACTGTCTTGTCAGGCAACAGCGCCGCGGCGCCAACTTCGGATATCCGTATCCGTTACGATCTGCAACCAGGCGATATCGGATACCTGATATACCTGCATGGAGAACTGTACGCGAAGGAGTGTGGCTATAACTTTGAATTTGAATCCTATGTGTGCAAAACGTTCCAGGATTTTCTCACCACCTACAACACCAACAAAGACAGGGTGTTTCTGGCCGTTGCGGACAACCGGATCGTGGGAGCGGTGGCCATACTGGGCTCTTCCCGTTACCTGGCCCAGCTGCGCTGGTTCATTGTGCATCCCGATTACCGGGGACGCGGACTGGGAAAACGCCTTTTTGCAGAAGCCATCGCCTTCTGCCGGGAGAAAAATTATCAGAACGTATATCTGATGACCACCAGCCTGCAAAACACTGCCATCGACATCTATAAAAAGGCAGGCTTCCGGAAAACGGGAGAGAAGTTCCTGCAGCTGTGGGGCCAGCAACAGTATGAACAACGGTATGATATGGACCTTACCCAATAG
- a CDS encoding DinB family protein, with product MQLTEHLASSIEALYNGKPWLDVTFREHLSRIDARQAVKSLNGSNNIWQIVNHVIFWHQRVERYMHNEPPEKDGDLPDFYMPENHGEENWQATIHRLEHSFDQIAATIRKFPEAALFDTFPGTDKKAVYYLQGLAEHDAYHLGQIVLLRLYNP from the coding sequence ATGCAGCTTACAGAACACCTCGCTTCTTCCATAGAAGCGTTATACAATGGGAAACCCTGGCTGGATGTAACTTTCAGGGAACATCTTTCCCGGATAGACGCACGTCAGGCCGTAAAAAGCCTGAACGGCTCCAATAACATCTGGCAGATCGTGAACCATGTTATCTTCTGGCATCAGCGGGTAGAGCGGTATATGCATAACGAACCGCCGGAAAAAGACGGAGACCTTCCGGACTTTTATATGCCGGAAAACCATGGGGAGGAAAACTGGCAGGCCACCATTCACCGGCTGGAGCACTCATTTGACCAGATAGCCGCCACTATCCGTAAGTTCCCGGAAGCAGCCCTGTTTGATACCTTTCCAGGCACCGATAAAAAAGCCGTTTATTATTTACAGGGCCTCGCAGAACACGATGCCTACCATTTGGGACAGATAGTTTTGCTACGTTTATATAATCCCTAA